The following are encoded together in the Balaenoptera acutorostrata chromosome 9, mBalAcu1.1, whole genome shotgun sequence genome:
- the DHCR7 gene encoding 7-dehydrocholesterol reductase, translated as MAAKPQSNDPQTKSPGNITFGKAATQGQWGRAWEVDWFSLASVIFLLLFAPFIVYYFIMACDQYSCSLTAPLADIATGRARLSDIWAKTPPVTTKAAQIYVAWVTFQVLLYMLLPDFCHKFLPGYVGGVQEGAMTPAGIVNKYEINGLQAWLITHLLWFVNCYLLACFSPTVIFDNWIPLLWCANILGYAVSTFAMVKGYFFPTDARDCKFTGNFFYNYMMGVEFNPRIGKWFDFKLFFNGRPGIVAWTLINLSFAAKQQELYGHVTNSMVLVNVLQAIYVLDFFWNETWYLKTIDICHDHFGWYLGWGDCVWLPYLYTLQGLYLVYHPVQLPTRYSLGVLLLGLLGYYIFRMANHQKDLFRRTDGRCLIWGRKPKVIECSFTSADKQKHHSKLLVSGFWGVARHFNYTGDLMGSLAYCLACGGGHLLPYFYIIYMAVLLTHRCLRDEHRCASKYGRDWERYTAAVPYRLLPGIF; from the exons ATGGCTGCAAAACCGCAGTCCAACGATCCCCAAACCAAGAGTCCTGGCAACATCACCTTCGGCAAGGCTGCGACCCAGGGGCAGTGGGGCCGTGCCTG GGAGGTGGACTGGTTTTCCTTGGCCAGCGTCATCTTCCTGCTGCTGTTTGCACCCTTCATCGTGTACTATTTCATCATGGCCTGCGACCAGTACAGCTGCTCCCTGACGGCCCCCTTGGCGGACATCGCCACCGGGCGGGCTCGACTCTCGGACATCTGGGCCAAGACGCCACCTGTGACAACGAAAGCGGCCCAGATCTACGTGGCATGGGTCACGTTCCAG GTGCTTCTGTACATGCTGCTTCCTGACTTCTGCCACAAGTTTCTGCCGGGCTACGTGGGGGGCGTTCAGGAGGGCGCCATGACTCCCGCAG GAATCGTCAACAAGTATGAGATCAACGGCCTGCAAGCCTGGCTCATCACGCATCTCCTCTGGTTTGTTAATTGCTACCTCCTCGCCTGCTTCTCTCCCACCGTCATCTTTGACAACTGGATCCCGCTGCTCTGGTGTGCCAACATTCTGGGCTACGCCGTCTCCACCTTCGCCATGGTCAAGGGCTACTTCTTCCCCACCGACGCCCGAGACTG caaattcacaGGCAATTTCTTTTACAACTACATGATGGGCGTTGAGTTTAACCCCCGAATTGGGAAGTGGTTTGACTTCAAGCTCTTCTTCAATGGACGCCCCGGGATCGTCGCCTGGACCCTCATCAACCTGTCCTTTGCAGCCAAGCAGCAGGAGCTCTACGGCCACGTGACCAACTCCATGGTCTTGGTCAACGTCCTGCAG GCCATCTATGTGCTGGACTTCTTCTGGAACGAAACCTGGTACCTGAAAACCATTGACATCTGCCACGACCACTTTGGGTGGTACCTGGGCTGGGGGGACTGCGTCTGGCTGCCGTACCTCTACACGTTGCAG GGTCTGTACCTGGTGTACCACCCCGTGCAGCTGCCCACCCGCTACTCCCTGGGCGTCCTGCTGCTGGGCCTGCTGGGCTACTACATCTTCCGGATGGCCAACCATCAGAAGGACCTCTTCCGCCGCACGGACGGGCGCTGCCTGATCTGGGGCAGGAAGCCCAAGGTCATCGAGTGTTCCTTCACGTCGGCCGATAAGCAGAAGCACCACAGCAAGCTGCTGGTGTCCGGCTTCTGGGGCGTGGCCCGCCACTTCAACTACACCGGCGACCTGATGGGCAGCCTGGCGTACTGCCTGGCCTGCGGCGGCGGCCACCTCCTGCCCTACTTCTACATCATCTACATGGCCGTCCTGCTGACCCACCGCTGCCTGCGGGACGAGCACCGCTGCGCTAGCAAGTACGGCCGGGACTGGGAGCGCTACACAGCTGCCGTGCCTTACCGCCTGCTGCCCGGAATCTTCTAA